The Myxococcus virescens sequence AACGGCGTCGTCTACATCCGCCCCAGCATCAAGGCGGCCATGCGCGCGCAGCACAAGGCCGCGCGCGGCGCGTAGTTCGCTGCTGAGCGTCTGAACGCTCGAAGCGCCCCGCTTCCGGGCCCGATTCGTCGGGCATCCGGGCGGGGCGTTTGTCTTGCGGGGCAGGGTGCGTGCGGTTTCCGCAGGTGGGCAGGTGTCTGCCCCGCGTGACGACCCGGCTGCCTGCTTCATCACGTCCCGTGCCGTGGGATGCCCCGGAAACGTTGACCGGTGGGCGTCCGGTGGGGACGACCGTGAAAAGAATTCCGACTCCAGGCCACCTCGGCTTGTCGGTCGTGGAAGCCGTGCGCACATCCAGGCCCCACGGAGGAGTCTGAGCGTCAGGTGACGCGGACTCCGTGGCTCGGGGAGTTCCTTGCACTCCCGCTCATGGCGGCCCACCTCACGGGCCGGGCAGGATTATGATCGCACGCACGCTCTGCGCCTTTGCTTCGTTGACCGTCTCGCTGGCGGCGCCGGTTGCCGCGGCACAGGACGACGAGAACGTCCTGGACAACGTCGTCGTCCGCAACCGGCTGTACGAGCCGGGCGGCAAGTTGGAGCTGTCCTTCGGGGTCGGGCTGCCGCTCCAGACACACCTGACGGCGCACTACGTCTTCAACGCCGGGGTGGCCTACAACCTCTTCAACACCTTCGCGGTGGAGGCTCGGGCCGGCTACGCGGCCAGCCGTCACACGGGCCTGGCGCGCTCCATCTCCGAGAGCTTCCTCAACCGCGAGGACAAGCGCGTCACCGACGAACTCGAAGACCTCTGGCAGATGAACCTGCACGGGGTGGCCGGTGTCCGCTGGGCGCCCATCTACGGGAAGCTCAGCCTGCTGTCGGACCTGCCGGTCCACTTCCAGACCTACGTCTGGGGGGGCGGGGGCCTCGCCTCGTTCAAGCGCAACTCCGTGATCCAGTGCACGCAGGTGGTGAACCGCGAGCTGGGCATCTGCGACAACCGCACGTCGGTGGATGATCGCGGGTCGGCCACCCAGAACTTCTGGGTGAATGAGTCGCGGGTCGCCCCGGTGGTGTCGGCGGCGGTGGGCTTCCGCTTCTTCATCCTGGATACGCACGGCGTGCGCCTGGAGCTGCGCGACTGGGTCTTCCGGGACAACTACCGCGTCAACCTGGAGCGCGACGCGTGGGAGGCGGGGCAGGCGACGGGTGAGCCCGCGCGCAGCCCTGGCCTCACGCACCTGGTGCAGTTCGACCTTGGCTACACCTTCTCCTTCTAGGTCCACCTGACTATGCGACCGTTCCTGTCCCTCGCGCTCCT is a genomic window containing:
- a CDS encoding outer membrane beta-barrel domain-containing protein — its product is MIARTLCAFASLTVSLAAPVAAAQDDENVLDNVVVRNRLYEPGGKLELSFGVGLPLQTHLTAHYVFNAGVAYNLFNTFAVEARAGYAASRHTGLARSISESFLNREDKRVTDELEDLWQMNLHGVAGVRWAPIYGKLSLLSDLPVHFQTYVWGGGGLASFKRNSVIQCTQVVNRELGICDNRTSVDDRGSATQNFWVNESRVAPVVSAAVGFRFFILDTHGVRLELRDWVFRDNYRVNLERDAWEAGQATGEPARSPGLTHLVQFDLGYTFSF